From the Clarias gariepinus isolate MV-2021 ecotype Netherlands chromosome 3, CGAR_prim_01v2, whole genome shotgun sequence genome, one window contains:
- the LOC128518625 gene encoding hemoglobin subunit alpha-like yields MSLTAKDKAVVKDLWGKISSKADEIGAEAFGRLLEVYPQTKTYFSHWSDLHPGSPQVKKHGAVIARKIGEAVAHIDDLCGSLTALSELHAFKLRIDPANFKLLARTLKVTVSMLFPGDFTPEVQVSFDKFLDNLAYALSDKYR; encoded by the exons ATGAGTCTCACAGCTAAGGACAAGGCCGTTGTGAAGGATCTTTGGGGAAAGATCTCTTCCAAGGCTGATGAGATCGGCGCCGAGGCATTTGGCAG gCTGCTGGAGGTCTATCCTCAGACAAAGACCTACTTCTCTCACTGGTCTGATCTTCATCCCGGATCACCCCAAGTGAAAAAGCACGGTGCCGTAATTGCCAGGAAAATTGGAGAAGCCGTTGCCCACATCGACGATCTTTGCGGATCCCTGACCGCACTAAGCGAGCTGCATGCTTTTAAGCTCCGTATTGACCCTGCTAATTTCAAG CTCCTGGCCAGGACCCTTAAGGTGACCGTGTCCATGCTTTTCCCCGGGGACTTCACCCCTGAAGTTCAGGTGTCTTTTGACAAGTTTCTGGACAACCTGGCCTATGCTCTGTCTGATAAGTACCGCTAA
- the LOC128518624 gene encoding hemoglobin subunit beta-like, whose amino-acid sequence MVHWSDHERQVIHDVWGKVTGDDIGHALARLLIVYPWTQRYFASFGNLASAAAIEGNPKVNAHGKVVKGGLDNAVKHMDNIKGAFEQLSKLHSEKLHVDPSNFWLLAETVTETLAAKFGPSVFTPDVHEVLHKFLSAVVDALGKQYH is encoded by the exons ATGGTTCATTGGTCAGACCACGAGCGTCAAGTCATCCACGACGTGTGGGGTAAGGTCACCGGTGACGATATCGGACATGCCCTGGCCAG ACTCCTGATTGTCTATCCATGGACCCAGAGATACTTCGCTTCCTTTGGTAATCTAGCCAGTGCCGCAGCAATTGAAGGAAACCCCAAGGTGAATGCCCATGGAAAGGTGGTTAAGGGTGGTCTGGACAACGCTGTGAAGCATATGGACAACATTAAGGGTGCATTTGAACAGCTGAGTAAGCTGCATTCTGAGAAACTGCACGTGGATCCCAGCAACTTCTGG CTCCTTGCTGAGACTGTCACCGAAACTCTCGCTGCAAAGTTCGGACCCTCTGTCTTCACCCCTGACGTGCACGAGGTTTTGCATAAGTTCCTGAGTGCCGTCGTGGATGCTCTGGGCAAACAATACCACTAA
- the LOC128518383 gene encoding hemoglobin subunit alpha-like: MSLTAKDKAVVKDLWGKISSKADEIGAEAFGRLLEVYPQTKTYFSHWSDLHPGSPQVKKHGAVIARKIGEAVAHIDDLCGSLTALSELHAFKLRIDPANFKLLARTLKVTVSMLFPGDFTPEVQVSFDKFLDNLAYALSDKYR, from the exons ATGAGTCTCACAGCTAAGGACAAGGCCGTTGTGAAGGATCTTTGGGGAAAGATCTCTTCCAAGGCTGATGAGATTGGCGCCGAGGCATTTGGCAG gCTGCTGGAGGTCTATCCTCAGACAAAGACCTACTTCTCTCACTGGTCTGATCTTCATCCCGGATCACCCCAAGTGAAAAAGCACGGTGCCGTAATTGCCAGGAAAATTGGAGAAGCCGTTGCCCACATCGACGATCTTTGCGGATCCCTGACCGCACTAAGCGAGCTGCATGCTTTTAAGCTCCGTATTGACCCTGCTAATTTCAAG CTCCTGGCCAGGACCCTTAAGGTGACCGTGTCCATGCTTTTCCCCGGGGACTTCACCCCTGAAGTTCAGGTGTCTTTTGACAAGTTTCTGGACAACCTGGCCTATGCTCTGTCTGATAAGTACCGCTAA
- the LOC128518375 gene encoding hemoglobin subunit beta-like: MVHWSDHERQVIHDVWGKVTGDDIGHALARLLIVYPWTQRYFASFGNLANAAAIEGNPKVNAHGKVVKGGLDNAVKHMDNVKGAFEQLSKLHCSKLHVDPSNFWLLAETVTETLAAKFGPSVFTPDVHDVLHKFLSVVVDALSLHYI; encoded by the exons ATGGTTCATTGGTCAGACCACGAGCGTCAAGTCATCCACGACGTGTGGGGTAAGGTCACTGGTGACGATATCGGACATGCCCTGGCCAG GCTCCTGATTGTCTATCCATGGACCCAGAGATACTTCGCTTCCTTTGGTAATCTAGCCAATGCCGCAGCAATTGAAGGAAACCCCAAGGTGAATGCCCACGGAAAGGTGGTTAAGGGTGGTCTGGACAACGCTGTGAAGCATATGGACAACGTTAAGGGTGCATTTGAACAGCTGAGTAAACTGCACTGTTCGAAACTGCACGTGGATCCCAGCAACTTCTGG CTCCTTGCTGAGACTGTCACCGAAACTCTCGCTGCAAAGTTCGGACCCTCTGTCTTCACCCCTGACGTGCACGATGTTTTGCACAAGTTCCTGAGTGTCGTCGTGGATGCTCTGAGCCTGCATTACATCTAA
- the LOC128518382 gene encoding hemoglobin subunit alpha-like — translation MSLTAKDKAVVKDLWGKISSKADEIGAEAFGRLLEVYPQTKTYFSHWSDLHPGSPQVKKHGAVIARKIGEAVAHIDDLCGSLTALSELHAFKLRIDPANFKLLARTLKVTVSMLFPGDFTPEVQVSFDKFLDNLAYALSDKYR, via the exons ATGAGTCTCACAGCTAAGGACAAGGCCGTTGTGAAGGATCTTTGGGGAAAGATCTCTTCCAAGGCTGATGAGATCGGCGCCGAGGCATTTGGCAG gCTGCTGGAGGTCTATCCTCAGACAAAGACCTACTTCTCTCACTGGTCTGATCTTCATCCCGGATCACCCCAAGTGAAAAAGCACGGTGCCGTAATTGCCAGGAAAATTGGAGAAGCCGTTGCCCACATCGACGATCTTTGCGGATCCCTGACCGCACTAAGCGAGCTGCATGCTTTTAAGCTCCGTATTGACCCTGCTAATTTCAAG CTTCTGGCCAGGACCCTTAAGGTGACCGTGTCCATGCTTTTCCCCGGGGACTTTACCCCTGAAGTTCAGGTGTCTTTTGACAAGTTTCTGGACAACCTGGCCTATGCTCTGTCTGATAAGTACCGCTAA